One window of Dechloromonas sp. ZY10 genomic DNA carries:
- the ccoS gene encoding cbb3-type cytochrome oxidase assembly protein CcoS, with protein sequence MESVYLLIPVSVVLVFGIALAFWWSVRSGQFDDLEGPGFKVLMDEPQLPPAPEGAGKDKSQSENV encoded by the coding sequence ATGGAAAGTGTTTATTTGTTGATACCGGTTTCGGTCGTCCTGGTCTTCGGAATTGCGCTTGCTTTTTGGTGGTCGGTGCGGAGCGGTCAGTTTGACGATCTCGAGGGGCCCGGCTTCAAAGTATTGATGGACGAGCCTCAGTTGCCTCCTGCGCCAGAGGGCGCAGGCAAGGATAAGAGCCAATCAGAAAATGTTTGA